The following is a genomic window from Chania multitudinisentens RB-25.
ATCTGCTCGGCGGGTGATTTACCGGCTACTTCACGAATGTACTCATTGGTGGCCGAGACCGATTTTTGTACCTGTGCACGGTGCCGCTCAGCCATGCCTTTACCGCGAGCGATAAGATAGACTAAAGACGTCAACAGTGGGATGAACAGCAGGAACACAATCCAGACGGCTTTATAAAAACCGCTCAATTGGTGATCGCGGAACAGATCGGAGACAACCTGAAACAAAATAAACAAGTAGGCAATAAGGAAGAAGAATGAAAATGTCGTGGCCAAGATATCCCAAAGGGTGAGTAAATGATAAGTCATTAGTGCTCCTTATGATCCAAGTAAAATCTTTATCTAGAACAGCGTGCAAGTACCTAAGCATAGGTCACGATTCTCTGTTTTTCCATGTTGAGCGGTAAGAAGAGGTCAAGTATTCAATGAGTTGATGCATGGTGCCCATTTTACGAACAGATAGGTTTCGTGAATAAACACGGCTATGGGAGCGGGGCCACCAACGTTAACGCTACCCCCCTGTAAGCGTAGTTCTCAGCTTGATTACTCCATCGCGCCAGCCACCGGAAAAACAGGCAACGCAGCTTTTGCTGGCGTTCTTTCATCAATGCAACAAAACTTGAACAATGCACCAGCTGTGACAGCTACCTGCAAGATGAGTTACTATCGCGGGCAGAATCGACCCTTTAGTCGTCTGAGGATATCTGAGTAATGAGTGAACTGACTCAGGATGGTGTTGAGCGTTTACCGCTGCACACATTCACTGAAAAAGCCTATCTGGACTATTCCATGTACGTCATCATGGATCGGGCGTTGCCGTATATTGGCGATGGTTTAAAGCCAGTGCAGCGCCGTATTATCTATGCCATGTCGGAACTGGGGCTGAATAACAGCGCTAAATTCAAAAAATCGGCCCGCACCGTGGGCGATGTTCTGGGTAAATACCATCCGCACGGCGACAGCGCCTGTTATGAAGCGATGGTGCTGATGGCGCAGCCGTTCTCTTACCGTTATCCGCTGGTGGACGGCCAGGGGAACTGGGGCGCGCCGGACGATCCGAAATCCTTCGCTGCGATGCGTTATACCGAATCGCGCCTGTCGAAATACGCCGAAGTATTGCTGGGTGAACTGGGCCAGGGCACGGTCAACTGGGTGCCAAACTTTGATGGCACCCTACAGGAACCGAAGATGTTACCGGCGCGGTTGCCGAATATTCTGCTCAACGGCACCACGGGGATCGCCGTGGGTATGGCTACCGACATCCCGCCGCATAACGTGCGTGAAGTGGCCGCCGCCGCCATTGCGTTGATCGACCAGCCGGGTGCTTCGCTTGAGGATCTGTTGGCATTTGTGCAAGGGCCCGATTTCCCGACCGAAGCGGAAATCATCACTCCGCGCGACGAGATCCGCAAAATTTACCAGAGTGGCCGTGGTTCGGTGCGTATGCGCGCCGTGTGGAAAAAGGAAGATGGCAGCGCAGTGATCACCGCATTGCCGCATCAGGTTTCCGGGGCCAAGGTGTTAGAGCAAATCGCCAGCCAGATGCGCGCCAAAAAGTTGCCGATGGTGGAAGATTTGCGCGATGAGTCTGACCATGAAAACCCGACTCGCCTGGTGATCGTACCGCGCTCTAACCGTATCGATCTGGAACAGGTAATGAATCACCTGTTTGCCACCACCGATCTGGAGCGCAGTTACCGGATCAACATGAACATGATCGGCCTGGATAACCGCCCGCAGGTCAAAGGATTGCTGGAGATCCTGACGGAATGGCTGGTTTACCGCCGTGATACGGTGCGCCGCCGCCTGAACTACCGCTTGGAAAAAGTGCTGAAACGCCTGCACATTCTGGAAGGCTTACTGGTCGCGTTTCTCAATATCGATGAAGTGATCCATATCATTCGCAGCGAAGATGAGCCGAAACCGATGCTGATACAGCGTTTTGGCATCTCTGATACGCAGGCGGAAGCGATCCTTGAGCTGAAACTGCGTCATTTGGCTAAGTTGGAAGAAGTGAAGATTCGCGCAGAACAGGATGAACTGGCGAAAGAGCGCGATCACCTGCAAGCGTTGCTGGCATCCGAGCGCAAGCTGAATACGCTGATTAAGAAAGAGATTCAGGCTGATGCGCAGGCTTATGGTGACGATCGCCGTTCGCCATTGACGGAACGTGAAGAAGCCAAAGCGATGAGCGAGCACGACTTTGTGCCTTCAGAGCCGGTCACCATCGTGCTGTCTGAAATGGGCTGGGTGCGCAGTGCAAAAGGTCATGATATCGATCCCGCAGGGCTGAACTACAAAGCCGGTGACAGTTTCCGTGCCGCTGCACGTGGCAAAAGTAACCAGCCGGTGGTGTTTATTGACTCCACTGGGCGCAGTTATGCGCTCGATCCTTTGACGCTGCCTTCTGCGCGTGGGCAGGGTGAACCGCTGACCGGTAAGCTGACGCCACCGCCGGGCGCGACGATCGAACAGGTGTTGATGGCGGCCGATGAGCAAAAATTACTGATGGCGTCAGACGCTGGTTACGGTTTTGTCTGCACCTTCAACGATCTGGTGGCACGCAACCGTGCCGGTAAGGTGATGATTACCTTACCGGATAATGCTAAATCGCTGCCGCCGATGGAGATCCACAGCGATGATGATATGCTCCTGTCGATTACCGCTGCCGGCCGTATGCTGATGTTCCCAGTGGCCGATCTGCCGCAGTTGTCGAAGGGCAAGGGCAACAAGATTATTTCGATCGCGTCGGCGCAGGCGGCATCCGGTGAAGACAAGTTGGTCTGGCTGTTTGTGCTGCCACCACAGACTTCCATCACCCTGCATGTTGGCAAACGCAAGCTTACGCTGCGGCCAGAGGATTTGCAGAAATTCCGGGCCGAACGTGGCCGTAAAGGCACCTTGTTGCCGCGTGGCCTGCAACGCATCGATCGGGTTGAACTGGATCTGCCGGAGCGTATACTGCCGGGCAATAGCGAAGAATAAGCTGTTCATAGAGCCGCAGCCTGCCCAGCTGCGGCAAGGCCCAAGGAGGGGCCAAGTCATACAACCAACCCCTTGCAACGTAAAAAATGCAGGTTATATTTCAAATAGTTAACTTTCGGTGCGTAAATTTATTGTGTCGGTTGCCGGCTGGCAGGAAAATAGTGAAAACAGCAGGGACACAGAGTGTTGCGCCAGCAGTGTGCTAATGAGGTTGTTATGTTATTGATTTTACGCGCTATTATTGTCATAATATATTGTATTTTGGTCTGTGTTTTCGGTTCGATTTATTGCTTGTTCAGCCCGCGTAACCCCCGCCATGTCGCGACTTTTGGCCATCTGTTTGGCCGCTTGTCAACGGTGTTTGGCTTAAAGGTTGAATTACGTAAACCTGCCAGTGCGGTCAATAACGGCAAATGCATCTACATTGCCAATCATCAGAACAACTACGATATGGTCACGGTGTCCAACATTGTGCAGCCGCGAACTGTCACCGTGGGTAAAAAAAGCCTGGCGTGGATTCCGTTTTTTGGTCAGCTTTATTGGCTGACCGGCAACCTGTTGATTGACCGGGATAACCGTGCCAAGGCGCATGGGACTATCGCCCAGGTGGTTGAGGCTTTTGCGAAAAAAGATATCTCGGTCTGGATGTTCCCTGAAGGCACGCGTAGCCGTGGCCGTGGGTTGCTGCCATTCAAAACCGGCGCATTCCACGCGGCAATTGCGGCGGGAGTACCGGTTGTGCCGATTTGTGTTTCCACCACCAGCGGGAAAATCAATCTTAACCGCTGGAACAACGGCCACGTGATTATAGAGATGCTGGAACCTGTTGATACCAGCGGATATAGCAAAGAAAGCGTGCGTGAGCTGGCGGCTTATTGCCAAGAGTTGATGCAGACAAAAATTGTGCAGTTGGACGCCGAAGTGGCCCAGCGTGAAGCTGCCGAAAAATGACATTAATCACCCCGTTGTTTTTCAAGCGAGCCGTTTGGCCATAGCTTGAAATCCAGCGGGTACAGTGCGTTGTTTTGATACGGCACTGTGCCGTTTATGCCTTGGTTGTTGCTGGGTTCTTGAGTGGGAATCGGGGTGTTTAATACAGTTTGGTTTTTATGGAGAAAGTATGTCACTCAGTCGACGTCAGTTTATTCAGGCATCGGGCTTGGCGCTGTGCGCTGGAACGGTGCCGCTGAGGGCTGAGGCGAGCAAAACGCAAACCCTTCTACCCATTCCCCCTTTGCTGGAATCCCGCCGCGGGCAGCCCTTTTTTCTGACCCTGCAACGTGCTCACTGGGCTTTTATCAATAACCGCAAAGCGTCGGTGTGGGGGATTAACGGCATATACCTGGGGCCGACGGTGAAGGTATACAACGGCGATGATGTCAAACTGATCTACAGTAATCGTCTAACTGAACCTGTTTCGATGACGATCAGTGGGCTACAGGTGCCAGGCACCTTGATGGGGGGCGCCGCGCGTATGATGTCGCCGAATATTGACTGGTCACCAGTGATCCCTGTCCGCCAGGCAGCGGCGACCTGTTGGTATCACGCGAACACCCCCAATCGGATGGCTCCGCATGTCTACAACGGCTTGGCGGGCTTATGGCTGGTTGAAGATGAGAACAGCAAAAACCTACCGTTGCCGAACCACTATGGTGTGGATGATTTTCCGCTGATCATTCAGGACAAACGCTTGGATAACTTCGGCACACCTGAATATGATCCGCCAGCACAAGGGGGATTTATGGGGGATACACTGTTGGTGAACGGTGTGCAGAACCCCTATATTGACGTCTCCCGTGGTTGGGTGCGGCTGCGATTGCTGAACGCTTCTAACTCACGGCGCTATTCGCTGCAACTGAGCGATGGGCGGCCGCTGAATGTGATCGCCGGCGATCAGGGTTTTCTGCCAGCCCCCGTTGCGGTACAACAGCTTTCTCTGGCACCGGGTGAGCGCCGTGAAGTGCTTATTGATATGTCGAAAGGTGAAGAGGTCTCCATTACCGCAGGCGAAGCCGCGAATATAATGGATCGCTTACGTGGCCTGTTTGAACCTTCCAACATATTGGTGTCCACACTGGTGCTGACGCTGAAGCCAACGGGGTTGCTACCGCTGGTGACTGACAATCTGCCGATGCGCTTGCTGGCAGAACCTCTGCCGGACGGTAACGCCAGCCGTTCGCGCGAATTCCAGCTGGGCGATAAAGTGGCTGGGATTAACGGCGTGATCTGGGATATGAATCGGATTGATGTGCAAGCAAAACAGGGGACTTGGGAGCGCTGGACGCTGCACGCCGATATGCCACAGGCGTTCCACATCCAAGGGGTGCAGTTCCTGATCAAACGTGTCAACGGAGCCTTGCCGATGGCAGAAGACCGTGGTTGGAAGGATACCGTTTGGGTCGATGGCGATGTTGAATTGCTGGTTTATTTCAACCAGATTGCGTCAGAACATTTCCCGTTCCTGTTCTACAGCCAGACGCTGGAAATGGCCGATCGTGGTTCTACCGGCCAGTTTGTGGTGCAGGCAGCGTCTTAAACGGCATTGGTCGCTCGTAACATTTTCAGGAAGGTGTGCACTATCGGTGTCGCGCTGTCGGCGTGATAGATCACATACAGATCGGCCGAGGGGGCCGCCTCTAGCGGGCAGAAACGCACGCCGGGCCATGGAATACGCCCGTAACTGTCTGGCAGCAGCGCAATACCATATTCTTCTGCCACCATTGCGATCAGCGTTTGTGGTTCATTGACCTGATGAGCAATGTCTGGGGAAAAACCCTGTTGCAGACACAGGTTGTGAAGATACAACCCCAGGCTGGCCTCATTGGGCGGCAGCACGATAAATCTGTCATGCTGCAACGCCTTGAGTGGGATCGCTGCACTTTCCGCCAGCGGATGCGAAACTGGCAATACCACGGCGAGTTTTTCCCGTGCCAAGAGTTGGCAAGCTAATCCAGGCAGCGTTTGTTGTTTTGCCTCGCGCCAAACGCCAAGATCGATATGCCGTTTTTGCAGTGAAATAATCTGTTGGCTTGGCGTTTGTTCGTTTAACACCCAGGTGGCATGTTCTGCTTGGGCAGCAAAACGTTTCAGCGCCGGGATCAGGCCGCCCCATACTGATGTTCCCACCATGCCAATCACCATATGGCCTGCTTCTCCCCTCCCTAACTGTTGTACCTGATTCAATGCGCTATTCGCTTGATCCAGCAGTATTTCGACATTATGAAACAGCGTGCGGCCAGCCAGCGTCAGCGCTATGGAACGGGTGGTGCGTTTGAATAACTCCACGCCTAACTGGTTTTCCAGCTCCTTGATATGCTTACTGAGCGGGGGCTGTGAGATGTTCAGCCGTCGTGCTGCCTGGGTGAAATTCATCTCCTCTGCTACAACGCGAAAATAGTGCAACAAACGGAAATTAATCCGGCTTGGATCGGGCAGTAGCTGTTTCATAAACGCTGGCCTTCCTATGGCGTATTTATAGGCAAATGGAATAAATCAGCGGGCAAGAATGTATTGGCCGCCGCTATCCTACGCTCTCTACTATGAGATTATTTCACCTATCCAGAGAAGAGAAGATTATGTTTAATCAAGAAGATGCTTTTTCCTGTGCCGATATTCTGCGCACCAGGCTGCCGGGTTTCCAGCCGCGCGCAGCCTTGATTCTGGGCTCCGGGTTGGGAGCGCTGGCTGAGGTGATGGCGGATACCGTAACCTTCGATTATACCGAATTACCGGGGTTCCCGGTAAGCAGTGTGGCAGGTCATGCCGGGCAACTGGTGGCCGGTTGGCTGGAAGGTGTGCCGGTATTATGCATGAAAGGGCGCGGGCATTTCTATGAAGGGCGTGGCATGCAGGTGATGACGACTGCGGTACGTACCTTCAAATTGTTAGGTTGTGAATTTTTGCTGGCGACCAATGCCGCAGGGTCGCTGCGCAAGTCAGTGCCACCGGGGAGCCTGGTGGCCTTGACCGACCACATCAATTTTATGCCGGAATCCCCCTTGGTTGGCAGCAACGACGATCGCTTCGGCCCGCGTTTCTTTAGTTTGGCCAATGCCTACGATCGTGACTTGCGTGCGCAACTGGCACAAGTGGCTGAAAAGGCCGGGGTGCCGTTAGCCGAAGGGGTATTTGCGGCTTATACTGGCCCGAATTTTGAAACACCGGCAGAAATTCGCATGATGCAGACCTTGGGCTGTGATGTAGTGGGGATGTCGATTGTGCCGGAAGTGCTTTCCGCCCGCCATTGTGGTTTGAAAGTACTGGCGGTATCGGCGATGACCAACTATGCCGAAGGATTGTCAGATACGCCGCTTTCCCATGAACAGACGCTGAGCTGTGCCGCGCTGGCGGCGGGTGATTTTATGCATCTGATCCGCGAGTTTTTTAACTCATTGTAAATATTATTTTTTATCGTAATGCCCCGTAGCAAAACCCCCGTTTTGCTACGTATACCAATATACCTTTTAAGCGGTTGCTAATAACGTTTTCGCTTGAAAAGTGGAAGGTATAAATCATCGTTTTAATCAGAATAACAAGGTGATGGCAATGGCAATAAAAACACGATTGAAGGTGATGGTTTTCCTCCAGTTTTTTATCTGGGGTGCTTGGTTGGTAACCTTAGGCTCTTACATGATCAACACCCTGCATTTCAGCGGGGTACAGGTGGGGATGGTTTACAGTTCGAAGGGGATTGCTGCATTGATTATGCCGAGTTTGGCGGGGATCATCGCCGATCGCTGGATCAAGGCCAATTATCTCTATGGTTTGTGTCATTTACTTGGCGCAGTGGCGCTGTACTGTGCAGCGCAGGTTGAGCAGCCGATGGTGATGTTCTGGGTGATGCTGTTCAACGCTATGGTTTATATGCCGACTATCGCGCTTTCTAACGCCATTTCTTACTTCTGCCTGGAAAAGCACGGTTACGATACGGTAAAAGATTTTCCACCGGTGCGGGTTTACGGGACGGTCGGTTTTATTGTGGCGATGTGGTTGATCAGCTTCGGTAAAATTGAATTAAGCAATATGCAGTTGTATCTGGCGGCGGCGGTGTCATTGGTGTTGGCCGTGTATTCCCTGACCTTGCCCCATTGCCCAACCAACAACGTGAAGCGCTCGCAAAGCTGGGTCAGCATACTGGGGTTGGATGCCTTCGTGCTGTTCAAGCAGAAGCGTATGGCAATCTTTTTCCTGTTTGCCATGCTGCTGGGGGCGGCACTGCAAATCACCAATACCTTCGGCAACCCATTCCTGCATGATTTTGCACTCAACCCGCAGTATCAGGATAGTTTCAGCGTGCGCTATCCTTCGGTGTTGCTTTCTTTGTCGCAAATTTCTGAAGTATTTTTCATCCTCACTATTCCATTTTTTCTGCGTAAATACGGCATCAAACAGGTGATGCTGATCAGCATGGCCGCCTGGACACTGCGTTTCCTATTCCTGGCTTACGGCACACCCGCCGGTTTTGGTTTTGTGCTTTTGCTGCTTTCGATGATTGTTTACGGTTGTGCATTCGATTTCTTTAATATTTCCGGTGCAATTTTCGTGGAGAAAGAAGCTGACCACCGCATTCGTGCCAGTGCGCAAGGGCTGTTTATGAGCATGGTCAATGGGGTGGGTGCCTACGTTGGGGCGATTGTCAGTGGTGAAGTGGTGGACTTCTTTACCCAAGACGGGGTGAAAGACTGGCAAAGCATCTGGTTGGTATTTTCGGCCTATACGCTACTGCTGGGGATTATCTTCGCGTTGACGTTCAGCTATCAGCACCGGCCGGAACAGGCTGTCGGGGAAATGCAAAAGGCTCATTAGGAGGAATACAGGGGCTGAATTCAACCCCTGTAGCATCAGGCAGGGAACCGCTGTTGTAGCTGTTGCCAGTCTGGTGCCCCTGCCGCTCCCCGGCTGGCGACCACGCAGGCCGCGACACGGTTGGCGAGATCGACCGCGTGTGGCAGTGACCAACCGGCAGATAGCCCGGCCAGTAAACCGGCGCAGTGGGCGTCGCCGGCACCGATGGTATCGATCACCTCAACCGGATAGACCGGAATATGCTGCGGCGGCTGCTGGCCGTCGCAAATCCAGGCTCCGTCACGATCCAGGCGGCAGATCAAGGTAATGTTATGTGCGTTGGCAAAACGTTGGGCAGCGTTGACCGCATCACCAGCGCCACATAAAGCTGCCACTTCGTCACGATTCAGGGTGAGCAGGGTATGGCTATCGCTAAGCATAGCGAAGAAGTCGGCGCTCAATTGGCCGACGCGTGGGCCAGGGTCGATCAGCCGCCATTGATCGAACGGCAGGCGTGTCAGCCAGTCGCGTAATGCGGCCCCCGTTTCTCCGGCCAGTTCGTAACCGTTGGCATAAACGATGGTAGCTGGCTCCAGCGGCAGGGTCGCCAACTGGGCTTTATTCCATTGTGCTTCACAACCGGTCATGGTGATAAACGTGCGTTCACCGTTGGGTTCCACCAAGGCCAGACACCAGCCGTTATCCATCTGGCTGTGGCGCAGCAGCACTGGCAGAGCCAACTCCTGCATCGCACTTTCAATAGCCATCCCCCAATCACCGTTACCAACCGGCATGCCGTTGATGACCGGAACATTCAGGCGGCGCAGTGCACGCGCCACGTTAAAGGCGCAGCCGCCAATCTGCCGCCCCTGTGGTATACCTTCAATATCTTCACCGCTGCGTGGCAGGTGTGGCAGCGTGAGCACCACATCACCTACTGCTCCCCCCAGCACCAGAATAGGTTTCGTAGGTAAGAACTCACTCATTGGCGCTCTCCACGGCTAGTGAGATACAGGCCGTAACCTGCCAGGCTGATCAGGAAGGAGACGAATAACCCCAGGCTGGAATCGGCAAACAGGCCTTTTGCCAACGGGCCGTCGATAAAGCCGGTTTTGGTTACCAGCAGTCCGCACAAGGCACCCAGGAACCAGCAAAACAGGGGAACTTTACGCACTCCGCGATTCTGACCATGCAGGCCGTAGAGGGCATTGGCATCGTAACCATGGTGGCGGCGCAGTTTGACGTAGTCGAGGATGAAAATTGCGGCCCAGGCAGACAGGAAAACGCCGCAAAACACCAGGAAGGAGATGAATGGCCCCAGGAAGTCTTCAGAAATAAACAGCACGTAGATGGCAATGCCGAGCACCAGTAACGCATCGATAGATACCGCCAGCGGCTGTTTCACCTTCACCCCCAGCGTCAGCAGATTCAGGCTGGCAGAATAGAGGCTGAGCACTGCGATAGTGACAATCCCGGCGGTGGCGGCCAGCAGATAAGGGATAGCCATCCAGGTTGGCAGTACTGAACCAATTAGCGCAATCGGGTTGGCGGAACTGGCCAGATCCGGCAGTTGTACCGAAAGCAGGATCCCGGTGAACATCAACAGCATCAGCGGCAGGCAGGCTCCTCCCACCACGGCGGCAAATATGCTTTTATCCGAAGACTGCGGGCTCTGGTAGCGGCTGTAATCCGCTCCGGCGATGGCCCAACTGATGCCCGTTCCGGCGGCAATCACAGAAACCGCGGGCAGAAAGCTGGTCAGCCAGCTGCCGGAGGGCAGCGACAGCACTTTGCCCCACTCGGTGGTGAAAACGATATACAGCACCACAATCAGCGTCATAGTACCGAAAATCCGGCTGAACCAGCTTTGCATCCACACCACGGTGTTCTGGCCCAGCAGGCTGACCACAATGGTCAAACCGCCGAACAGCAACAGGCTGAAGGCGGTGAGGGCATGGCTGGCACTCATGCCCGTGGCCTGGAATAGAGCCGCCAGCGTCAGGGTGCCGGTAATCACGTTCACCGCTTCCCAGCCCATCAGGTTAATCCAACTGAAAGTGGTGGGCGCAATGTTGCCTTGCAGGCCAAAGATCACCCGCGATAACGTCAGGGTTGATGTGCGGCCACGTTTACCCGCGAAGCTGGTGTAACCCACCAGAATAAAGCTGGCGACACCGGCCAGAGCGGCTAGGATCGACTGAATAAACGACAGACCAAAGGCGACGATCACTGCCCCGTAAACCACACCAAGAATGCCAATATTGGCGGCTGACCATACCCAGAACAGTTCGATAGGTTTAGCGGTTTGCTCGGCCTCTGGCACGCGATCAATCCCCGTGCTTTCTACTTTCCATGTCTCACTGCGGTTGATTTCACTCATAATGTGTTTATCCCTGGTTGCGCAGCCTGGTGAGAGCCTCTGCGTAAGGCTGAAAATCAATCAGATTGGCGCGGTTGATCCTGTCAATCCATTCCGGCGGGAAAGCGCCAATTCCGTGCAATGCGCCGCAAATTGCCGTTGCCATGGCTCCGATGGTATCGGTATCGCCACCCAGATTAGCGGCTAGCACGGCACAACGTTGTGGGTCGGTACCCGCCAGTTCAACCAATGCCAAGGTCATTGGAATGGATTCGATATTGTCCATCCCGGCGCCGAGGGTGTGATACAACTCTGCCAGCGCGTCGGCATCTTGTAGTGTATTGACTTTATTAACATATTCTAACGCCCAAACCAAACGGCGGCTGAGTGATGGGCTGAAAGTGGTAATGTGTTGCTGCTGTACCTGTTCCACTCTGACAGGCAACTCTTGTTTGATGGTGGCCCAGTCTGCGCCTTCAATGGCGCGGCTGATTGCCCAGGCGATGGTAAAGGCGCCGGCCACGGCGATATCTGATTTGTGCGTCGGGCTGCATGCCAGCCTGACCGCATCAATAAACCCAGGCAGATCGGTACTTGGCAGCAGGCAACCCAGGGGAGCTATCCGCATCGCTGCCCCGTTAGTCACACCATTAGCCGGGATCTCCATGATTGGCGTACCGGCACGCACTGCCAGCAACGCGGCTTTGGAGGTGGGGCCAAGAATGTTTTTATCAAAAGCGTTAACGCGTTCCGCCCACAACAGGATGTGATGAGCGATGCGTTCCGGCTCAATGCGGCCATTGGCGGCCAGCAGAGCCTCCATCAGCGCAACAGCCTGTTGGGTATCATCAGTGTATTCCGCGGCGAGAAATTCGTTGGCAGCGATATTCTCTGCCGGGCCGGGCAGGAAATCGTTGATCCAACCAAAATAATGGCGAACCTGCTGCAAAGGCCACAGTTCAGACGGCATCCCCATTGCATCCCCTACCGCTTGCCCATAAAGCGTGCCAAGGATGGCAGTATATGTGTGTTTTTTAATTATCATTTAATGGGGTATTCTCTTGTGTGAGTACATTTGAGTATAAAAGATATCGATCGCGACATTCGTGCTGAAATAAATCCAATTATAGTCCATTAAATAAAAAATGTGATTCCAATCCAATTCCAATCAATATAAATCTGAGCAGTGTTGTTATTCTGCACCTGTTAAATATGATAAAAGCAGAGTTTGGGGAGAATACAGAGATCAGAGGCGGGTTCAATGAATGATTTTATTACCTGGCTAAGTGAACAATTTTTACAGGCTGTGGCGGCACCACGTTATATTCAACTGGCCACGACGGTTGAAATGGCGATTAAACAGCATGTATTGGCCGTTGGGGATTTTCTGCCGCCGGAACGCTTAATTGCCGACAGGTTGGATGTGTCGCGGGTCACGGTCAGCAAGGCAATGAAATTGTTGGAGGAAAAAGGGCTGATTTCACGTCAGCAGGGCATTGGTACACGCGTTGCGATGCATATTGGTTATTCCCTCAACCAGGATCATGGTTTTACCGCTCAGCTGTTGCGTAATGGTAGCAATGTCAGTAATCAATGGCTGTTGCGTACCCGTATGATTGCTCCAGCCCACGTCGCGAAAGCGTTGGAAATGGAGAATAGCCACAGTATGGTGGTCAAGCTGCGCCGTCTGCGGTTGGTGGATGGAAATCCGGTTTCACTGGAGACCACCTATATTCCACCGCATTTTCTACCCGACCCGGAATTACTGGAACATTCACTTTATGCCCTGTGGCAGTCGCGCGGTATTGTGCCAGAAGGGCGGCATTTCCTGTTGACGGCGGTTGCCAGCAGTGAGGAGATTGCCAGCCTGCTCAATGTGCAAAGCGGCATGCCGTTATTGCGGATTGTTCAGACCAGCCGCAATGCCAAGGGCGAGGTACTGGAGTTTAGCGAAACCCTGTGCCGCAGCGATGTGTACGAGTTTGAAGTCAATAGCTGAGTAATCTGAGAAATAACCATGCTCTTTTGGCAACGAGTGCGTATAATCGCCGCCCGGCGATAAATTAACCTGCACAAGAGTATCCGTAATGAGCACCACCAGCCTGATCCAACCTGAACGTGAACTGTTCTCTTATAA
Proteins encoded in this region:
- a CDS encoding nucleoside permease, with the protein product MAIKTRLKVMVFLQFFIWGAWLVTLGSYMINTLHFSGVQVGMVYSSKGIAALIMPSLAGIIADRWIKANYLYGLCHLLGAVALYCAAQVEQPMVMFWVMLFNAMVYMPTIALSNAISYFCLEKHGYDTVKDFPPVRVYGTVGFIVAMWLISFGKIELSNMQLYLAAAVSLVLAVYSLTLPHCPTNNVKRSQSWVSILGLDAFVLFKQKRMAIFFLFAMLLGAALQITNTFGNPFLHDFALNPQYQDSFSVRYPSVLLSLSQISEVFFILTIPFFLRKYGIKQVMLISMAAWTLRFLFLAYGTPAGFGFVLLLLSMIVYGCAFDFFNISGAIFVEKEADHRIRASAQGLFMSMVNGVGAYVGAIVSGEVVDFFTQDGVKDWQSIWLVFSAYTLLLGIIFALTFSYQHRPEQAVGEMQKAH
- a CDS encoding GntR family transcriptional regulator; the protein is MNDFITWLSEQFLQAVAAPRYIQLATTVEMAIKQHVLAVGDFLPPERLIADRLDVSRVTVSKAMKLLEEKGLISRQQGIGTRVAMHIGYSLNQDHGFTAQLLRNGSNVSNQWLLRTRMIAPAHVAKALEMENSHSMVVKLRRLRLVDGNPVSLETTYIPPHFLPDPELLEHSLYALWQSRGIVPEGRHFLLTAVASSEEIASLLNVQSGMPLLRIVQTSRNAKGEVLEFSETLCRSDVYEFEVNS
- a CDS encoding ADP-ribosylglycohydrolase family protein, giving the protein MIIKKHTYTAILGTLYGQAVGDAMGMPSELWPLQQVRHYFGWINDFLPGPAENIAANEFLAAEYTDDTQQAVALMEALLAANGRIEPERIAHHILLWAERVNAFDKNILGPTSKAALLAVRAGTPIMEIPANGVTNGAAMRIAPLGCLLPSTDLPGFIDAVRLACSPTHKSDIAVAGAFTIAWAISRAIEGADWATIKQELPVRVEQVQQQHITTFSPSLSRRLVWALEYVNKVNTLQDADALAELYHTLGAGMDNIESIPMTLALVELAGTDPQRCAVLAANLGGDTDTIGAMATAICGALHGIGAFPPEWIDRINRANLIDFQPYAEALTRLRNQG
- a CDS encoding purine-cytosine permease family protein encodes the protein MSEINRSETWKVESTGIDRVPEAEQTAKPIELFWVWSAANIGILGVVYGAVIVAFGLSFIQSILAALAGVASFILVGYTSFAGKRGRTSTLTLSRVIFGLQGNIAPTTFSWINLMGWEAVNVITGTLTLAALFQATGMSASHALTAFSLLLFGGLTIVVSLLGQNTVVWMQSWFSRIFGTMTLIVVLYIVFTTEWGKVLSLPSGSWLTSFLPAVSVIAAGTGISWAIAGADYSRYQSPQSSDKSIFAAVVGGACLPLMLLMFTGILLSVQLPDLASSANPIALIGSVLPTWMAIPYLLAATAGIVTIAVLSLYSASLNLLTLGVKVKQPLAVSIDALLVLGIAIYVLFISEDFLGPFISFLVFCGVFLSAWAAIFILDYVKLRRHHGYDANALYGLHGQNRGVRKVPLFCWFLGALCGLLVTKTGFIDGPLAKGLFADSSLGLFVSFLISLAGYGLYLTSRGERQ
- a CDS encoding PfkB family carbohydrate kinase, which produces MSEFLPTKPILVLGGAVGDVVLTLPHLPRSGEDIEGIPQGRQIGGCAFNVARALRRLNVPVINGMPVGNGDWGMAIESAMQELALPVLLRHSQMDNGWCLALVEPNGERTFITMTGCEAQWNKAQLATLPLEPATIVYANGYELAGETGAALRDWLTRLPFDQWRLIDPGPRVGQLSADFFAMLSDSHTLLTLNRDEVAALCGAGDAVNAAQRFANAHNITLICRLDRDGAWICDGQQPPQHIPVYPVEVIDTIGAGDAHCAGLLAGLSAGWSLPHAVDLANRVAACVVASRGAAGAPDWQQLQQRFPA